TAATATAAGTACGTTGTGTTGTTGCATGCGCAAAAATAGTACTTACAATTTAGATTTTTAGTATTTAAAAATAGAATTTTTACAAGTTTTTAATAGCGATAAACAATGGCATTAATATTCATTCCAGCACCAACAGAAGCCAAAATAATAACATCTCCTTTTTGCACTTCTTGGTTTTCAATTTGATTTTTAAGAACTAAATCTAAAAGAGTAGGTACCGTTGCTACAGAGCTGTTTCCGAGTTTATGAATACTCATTGGCATAACACCTGTTGGAGGTTGTTTTTTATAAAGACGGTAAAAACGTTTGATAATAGCCTCATCCATTTTTTCATTTGCTTGATGAATGAATACTTTTTTAACTTCATCAATAGAAACCCCACTCTTATCTACGGCGGCTTTCATGGCTTTGGGCACATTGGTGAGTGCAAATTCATAAATTTTACGCCCGTGCATTTTTATATAGCGTACATCTGGGTGTTCATTTTTATCGTAAGAATTTCCGAAGAATAAATAATAGGCTTCTTCTTTTGTAAAAGTTTGCGAAGCATGACTTATGATTCCGTTACTTGTTTCATTAGAAGCCTCAACGATACAAGCCCCAGCACCATCACTGTAAATCATAGAG
The sequence above is a segment of the Tenacibaculum sp. 190130A14a genome. Coding sequences within it:
- a CDS encoding 3-oxoacyl-ACP synthase III family protein; protein product: MVSAKITGTGSYIPNIKKENSKFNSNRFLNSDGSDFGNSNDVIIDKFKDITGIEERRYAETKYNASDLGYFAAQKAIDDAQINPEDLDYIILAHNFGDVKSAAIQSDIIPSLATRVKYRLGISNPNCVAYDILFGCPGWVEGVIQAQAFIKAGIAKKCLVIGAETLSRVIDKHDRDSMIYSDGAGACIVEASNETSNGIISHASQTFTKEEAYYLFFGNSYDKNEHPDVRYIKMHGRKIYEFALTNVPKAMKAAVDKSGVSIDEVKKVFIHQANEKMDEAIIKRFYRLYKKQPPTGVMPMSIHKLGNSSVATVPTLLDLVLKNQIENQEVQKGDVIILASVGAGMNINAIVYRY